In a genomic window of Nothobranchius furzeri strain GRZ-AD chromosome 14, NfurGRZ-RIMD1, whole genome shotgun sequence:
- the xkr6a gene encoding XK-related protein 6: MAAQSDGGKAGVGFAQLYDVDADEPLDSAAIHICQCCRSSACYWGCRSACLGSLGGGQPIGGIGIRETHCPPREQLWLDCLWIILALLVFFWDVGTDLCLAVDYYQRQNYLWFGLTLFFVLVPSVLVQILSFRWFVQDYTGGGLGEVEGLTKRGTVVLGCLYPGKDRLQLVTIWLWQATIHILQLGQVWRYIRTLYLGVMSRRQKEHQRQWYWAMMFEYADVNMLRLLETFLESAPQLVLQLCIMIQENRAETLQCVSSLASLLSLSWVLASYHKLLRDSRDDKRSMSYRGALLHLFWRLFTISSRVLSLALFASLFHIYFGIFVVIHWCAMAFWVVHGGTDFCMSKWEEVLFNMVVGIVYIFCWFNVKEGHTRYRMIAYYIVVLAENSILTGLWYAYRDPVLTDQYAFPMLCGVYLTFAGGVLVMLLYYGFLHPATVHLQPSPASSCCAQLLWGLPLPPSAPPTAPPTPAHMTKSQTEEDVAETCLPVFQVRSAPPTTRPEGPLIKIDMPRKRYPAWDAHYVDRRLRRTINILQYITPGAVGIRYRDGPLLYELLQYESSL; this comes from the exons ATGGCCGCGCAGTCGGACGGCGGCAAAGCCGGGGTCGGGTTCGCCCAGCTGTACGACGTCGACGCGGACGAGCCTCTGGACTCCGCCGCGATCCACATCTGCCAGTGCTGCCGATCCTCCGCCTGCTACTGGGGCTGCCGCTCCGCCTGCCTGGGCTCCCTCGGCGGGGGCCAGCCCATCGGGGGGATCGGGATCCGGGAGACCCACTGCCCTCCCCGCGAGCAGCTGTGGCTGGACTGCCTCTGGATCATCCTCGCCCTGCTGGTCTTCTTCTGGGACGTCGGCACGGACCTGTGCCTGGCGGTGGACTACTACCAGAGGCAGAACTACCTCTGGTTCGGCCTCACCCTCTTCTTCGTGCTGGTGCCGTCGGTGCTAGTCCAGATCCTGAGCTTCCGCTGGTTTGTGCAGGACTACACCGGTGGGGGGCTCGGGGAGGTGGAGGGGCTCACGAAGCGGGGCACGGTGGTTCTGGGGTGTCTGTATCCCGGGAAGGACCGCCTGCAGCTGGTCACCATCTGGCTGTGGCAGGCCACCATACACATCCTCCAGCTGGGCCAGGTGTGGAG GTATATCCGGACACTGTACCTCGGCGTCATGTCTCGCCGACAGAAGGAGCACCAGCGCCAGTGGTACTGGGCCATGATGTTTGAGTATGCCGACGTCAACATGCTGCGTCTGTTGGAGACCTTCCTCGAGTCCGCTCCTCAGCTGGTCCTGCAGCTCTGCATCATGATCCAGGAGAACAGAGCCGAGACGCTGCAGT GTGTCTCTTCCTTAGCCTCCCTCCTCTCCCTTTCTTGGGTTCTGGCCTCCTACCACAAGCTGCTACGTGACTCTCGTGATGACAAACGCAGCATGAGCTACCGCGGGGCGCTGTTACACCTGTTCTGGCGTCTTTTCACCATCTCATCTCGTGTCCTCTCCCTCGCCCTCTTCGCCTCCCTCTTCCACATCTACTTCGGCATCTTTGTGGTAATCCACTGGTGCGCCATGGCCTTCTGGGTGGTCCACGGAGGCACTGACTTCTGTATGTCCAAGTGGGAAGAGGTGCTCTTCAACATGGTGGTTGGGATCGTCTACATCTTCTGCTGGTTTAATGTGAAGGAGGGACACACACGTTATCGAATGATAGCGTATTACATTGTAGTGTTGGCTGAGAACTCCATCCTTACTGGCCTGTG GTATGCTTACCGGGATCCAGTGCTGACCGACCAGTATGCCTTCCCAATGCTGTGCGGCGTCTACCTGACATTTGCTGGAGGCGTCCTGGTCATGCTCCTGTACTACGGTTTCCTGCACCCTGCCACTGTCCACCTCCAGCCGAGCCCCGCCTCATCCTGCTGCGCCCAGCTGCTGTGGGGTCTCCCTCTTCCCCCCTCAGCCCCGCCCACTGCCCCACCCACTCCAGCCCACATGACCAAGTCCCAGACGGAAGAGGATGTGGCCGAGACGTGTCTTCCAGTCTTCCAGGTGAGGTCTGCCCCCCCAACCACCAGGCCAGAGGGCCCGCTAATAAAAATTGACATGCCCAGGAAGCGTTACCCGGCGTGGGATGCCCATTACGTTGACCGTCGCCTGCGGAGGACTATAAACATCCTGCAGTACATAACGCCTGGCGCTGTGGGCATCCGCTACCGTGATGGACCTTTGCTGTATGAACTTTTGCAGTACGAGTCCtcactctga